A single Lynx canadensis isolate LIC74 chromosome D2, mLynCan4.pri.v2, whole genome shotgun sequence DNA region contains:
- the LOC115527635 gene encoding zinc finger protein 33B-like isoform X4, translating to MLENYSHLVSVGSCATKPEVIFRLEQGEEPWISEEEFPSQSLPEVWETDHKKGRSRENQHKPVREVAFISKKTLTKERGNVIGKPLNLDTNPFPSRESFCQCDSYGVNFSCISELCIYMKNYLGKKTDEFNDCGKLLLSIEHKKTPTSEKSEFFKHGETFSQDEDPVDHEKIQSAEQNFEYYMYQETFPEKATYKREITEENHSECIEYGRTFFPNSSFLLHHMNASEENHCGLRGCGKSLCVKSTLLKPHGARMKPSECSESGDHFRGDLCLPQLQKTHKGEKHFECNECGKAFWHKSHLTRHQRIHTGEKRFQCDECGKTFWEKSDLTKHQRSHTGERPYVCNECGKAFSHKSALTIHQRIHTGEKPYQCSACGKTFYQKTDLTKHQRTHIGLKPYECYECGKSFWINSHLILHQRTHTGEKPFVCPDCGKSFCRKSHLIQHQRTHIGDKPYKCNACGKTFYHKSVLTRHQIIHTGSKPYERCKCGKTCLKSALTVHQRIHTGEKPFVCPECGKFFSHKSTLSQHYRIHTGEKPFECHECGKIFYSKSSLHKHTRIHTGEKPYGCNECGKMFCQKSQLTQHQRIHIGEKPYECNECGKAFCYKSALIVHQRTHREEKPFKCNECGKSFCVKSGLTLHQRKHTGEKPYECNECGRSFCDKSALIVHQRTHREEKPYKCNECGKFFCVKSGLILHQRKHTGEKPYTCNDCGKSFSHKSSLTVHYRAHTGEKSCQCNECGKIFYRKSNLVNHQRSHTGEKPYECNTCGKPFSQKSNLIVHQRTHTQEKPSDCSGS from the coding sequence AAGTCTGGGAAACTGATCACAAGAAAGGAAGGAGCCGAGAAAACCAGCATAAACCTGTGAGGGAAGTTGCATTCATCAGTAAGAAAACGCTGACCAAGGAACGAGGTAATGTAATAGGAAAACCATTAAACCTGGACACAAATCCGTTTCCTTCCAGAGAAAGCTTCTGTCAGTGTGACTCATATGGAGTGAATTTCAGCTGTATTTCTGAATTGTGTATCTATATGAAAAACTATTTAGGAAAAAAGACTGATGAATTTAATGACTGTGGAAAACTACTACTCAGTATTGAACACAAGAAAACTCCTACTAGCgagaaaagtgaattttttaaacatgggGAAACTTTCAGTCAGGATGAGGACCCTGTTGATCATGAGAAGATTCAAAGTGCAGAGCAAAATTTTGAATATTACATGTATCAAGAAACCTTCCCAGAAAAGGCAACGTACAAGAGAGAGATCACAGAAGAGAATCACTCTGAATGTATTGAATATGGGAGAACCTTCTTTCCTAACTCCTCTTTCCTGTTACATCACATGAATGCCTCCGAAGAGAATCACTGTGGACTGCGTGGTTGTGGGAAATCGTTATGTGTGAAGTCTACCCTTTTGAAACCTCATGGGGCACGTATGAAACCCTCGGAGTGTAGTGAGAGTGGGGATCATTTCCGGGGGGATTTATGCCTTCCACAACTTCAGAAAACTCATAAAGGAGAGAAACACTTTGAatgcaatgaatgtgggaaagcgTTTTGGCATAAGTCCCACCTCACTCGACATCAGAGGATACACACGGGAGAGAAACGCTTTCAGTGTGATGAATGTGGAAAAACTTTCTGGGAGAAGTCAGACCTCACGAAACATCAGAGATCACACACGGGGGAGAGGCCCTATGTGTGCAACGAATGTGGTAAAGCCTTCAGCCACAAGTCAGCCCTCACGATACACCAGAGAATACATACAGGGGAGAAACCCTATCAGTGTAGCGCATGTGGGAAAACTTTTTACCAGAAGACAGACCTCACCAAACACCAAAGAACACACATAGGGCTGAAACCCTATGAATGCtatgaatgtgggaaatcctttTGGATCAATTCACACCTTATCCTACATCAGAGAACTCATACAGGGGAGAAACCATTTGTATGTCCTGACTGTGGGAAATCTTTCTGTCGGAAGTCACATCTTATACAACATCAGAGAACCCACATAGGGGATAAGCCCTACAAATGTAATGCATGCGGGAAAACTTTCTACCACAAGTCAGTACTCACCAGGCATCAGATAATTCATACAGGGTCGAAACCTTATGAACGTTGCAAATGTGGGAAAACGTGTTTGAAGTCTGCCCTCACAGtgcatcagagaattcacacagggGAGAAACCCTTTGTGTGTCCTGAATGCGGGAAATTCTTCAGCCATAAATCCACCCTCTCTCAACATTACAGGATACATACAGGGGAGAAACCGTTTGAGTGTCATGAATGTGGAAAAATCTTCTATAGTAAATCGTCCCTACATAAACATACTAGGATACACACAGGGGAGAAACCCTACggatgtaatgaatgtgggaaaatgTTCTGCCAGAAGTCTCAGCTCACTCAGCACCAGAGAATCCACATAGGAGAGAAGCCCTATGAGTGTAATGAATGTGGAAAGGCTTTCTGTTATAAGTCAGCTCTAATTGTGCACCAGAGAACTCATAGAGAAGAAAAGCCctttaaatgtaatgaatgtgggaagtcTTTCTGTGTCAAGTCAGGACTTACTTTACAtcagagaaaacacacaggggagaaaccctatgaatgtaatgaatgtggaagGTCTTTCTGTGATAAGTCAGCTCTAATTGTGCACCAGAGAACTCATAGAGAAGAAAAGCcctataaatgtaatgaatgtgggaaatttttttgtgtgaagtCAGGACTTATTTTACAtcagagaaaacacacaggagagaaaccttacacATGTAATGACTGTGGGAAATCCTTCAGTCACAAATCATCCCTCACAGTGCATTATAGGGCTCACACAGGGGAGAAATCTTGTcagtgtaatgaatgtgggaaaattTTTTACCGTAAATCAAACCTTGTTAATCATCAGAGGTCACACACAGGCGAGAAGCCCTATGAATGTAACACATGTGGAAAACCCTTCTCTCAGAAGTCAAACCTCATTGTACATCAGAGAACACACACGCAAGAGAAACCTTCGGATTGCAGTGGGTCTTAG
- the LOC115527635 gene encoding zinc finger protein 33B-like isoform X5 produces the protein MLENYSHLVAVGSCATKPEVIFRLEQGEEPWISEEEFPSQSLPEVWETDHKKGRSRENQHKPVREVAFISKKTLTKERGNVIGKPLNLDTNPFPSRESFCQCDSYGVNFSCISELCIYMKNYLGKKTDEFNDCGKLLLSIEHKKTPTSEKSEFFKHGETFSQDEDPVDHEKIQSAEQNFEYYMYQETFPEKATYKREITEENHSECIEYGRTFFPNSSFLLHHMNASEENHCGLRGCGKSLCVKSTLLKPHGARMKPSECSESGDHFRGDLCLPQLQKTHKGEKHFECNECGKAFWHKSHLTRHQRIHTGEKRFQCDECGKTFWEKSDLTKHQRSHTGERPYVCNECGKAFSHKSALTIHQRIHTGEKPYQCSACGKTFYQKTDLTKHQRTHIGLKPYECYECGKSFWINSHLILHQRTHTGEKPFVCPDCGKSFCRKSHLIQHQRTHIGDKPYKCNACGKTFYHKSVLTRHQIIHTGSKPYERCKCGKTCLKSALTVHQRIHTGEKPFVCPECGKFFSHKSTLSQHYRIHTGEKPFECHECGKIFYSKSSLHKHTRIHTGEKPYGCNECGKMFCQKSQLTQHQRIHIGEKPYECNECGKAFCYKSALIVHQRTHREEKPFKCNECGKSFCVKSGLTLHQRKHTGEKPYECNECGRSFCDKSALIVHQRTHREEKPYKCNECGKFFCVKSGLILHQRKHTGEKPYTCNDCGKSFSHKSSLTVHYRAHTGEKSCQCNECGKIFYRKSNLVNHQRSHTGEKPYECNTCGKPFSQKSNLIVHQRTHTQEKPSDCSGS, from the coding sequence AAGTCTGGGAAACTGATCACAAGAAAGGAAGGAGCCGAGAAAACCAGCATAAACCTGTGAGGGAAGTTGCATTCATCAGTAAGAAAACGCTGACCAAGGAACGAGGTAATGTAATAGGAAAACCATTAAACCTGGACACAAATCCGTTTCCTTCCAGAGAAAGCTTCTGTCAGTGTGACTCATATGGAGTGAATTTCAGCTGTATTTCTGAATTGTGTATCTATATGAAAAACTATTTAGGAAAAAAGACTGATGAATTTAATGACTGTGGAAAACTACTACTCAGTATTGAACACAAGAAAACTCCTACTAGCgagaaaagtgaattttttaaacatgggGAAACTTTCAGTCAGGATGAGGACCCTGTTGATCATGAGAAGATTCAAAGTGCAGAGCAAAATTTTGAATATTACATGTATCAAGAAACCTTCCCAGAAAAGGCAACGTACAAGAGAGAGATCACAGAAGAGAATCACTCTGAATGTATTGAATATGGGAGAACCTTCTTTCCTAACTCCTCTTTCCTGTTACATCACATGAATGCCTCCGAAGAGAATCACTGTGGACTGCGTGGTTGTGGGAAATCGTTATGTGTGAAGTCTACCCTTTTGAAACCTCATGGGGCACGTATGAAACCCTCGGAGTGTAGTGAGAGTGGGGATCATTTCCGGGGGGATTTATGCCTTCCACAACTTCAGAAAACTCATAAAGGAGAGAAACACTTTGAatgcaatgaatgtgggaaagcgTTTTGGCATAAGTCCCACCTCACTCGACATCAGAGGATACACACGGGAGAGAAACGCTTTCAGTGTGATGAATGTGGAAAAACTTTCTGGGAGAAGTCAGACCTCACGAAACATCAGAGATCACACACGGGGGAGAGGCCCTATGTGTGCAACGAATGTGGTAAAGCCTTCAGCCACAAGTCAGCCCTCACGATACACCAGAGAATACATACAGGGGAGAAACCCTATCAGTGTAGCGCATGTGGGAAAACTTTTTACCAGAAGACAGACCTCACCAAACACCAAAGAACACACATAGGGCTGAAACCCTATGAATGCtatgaatgtgggaaatcctttTGGATCAATTCACACCTTATCCTACATCAGAGAACTCATACAGGGGAGAAACCATTTGTATGTCCTGACTGTGGGAAATCTTTCTGTCGGAAGTCACATCTTATACAACATCAGAGAACCCACATAGGGGATAAGCCCTACAAATGTAATGCATGCGGGAAAACTTTCTACCACAAGTCAGTACTCACCAGGCATCAGATAATTCATACAGGGTCGAAACCTTATGAACGTTGCAAATGTGGGAAAACGTGTTTGAAGTCTGCCCTCACAGtgcatcagagaattcacacagggGAGAAACCCTTTGTGTGTCCTGAATGCGGGAAATTCTTCAGCCATAAATCCACCCTCTCTCAACATTACAGGATACATACAGGGGAGAAACCGTTTGAGTGTCATGAATGTGGAAAAATCTTCTATAGTAAATCGTCCCTACATAAACATACTAGGATACACACAGGGGAGAAACCCTACggatgtaatgaatgtgggaaaatgTTCTGCCAGAAGTCTCAGCTCACTCAGCACCAGAGAATCCACATAGGAGAGAAGCCCTATGAGTGTAATGAATGTGGAAAGGCTTTCTGTTATAAGTCAGCTCTAATTGTGCACCAGAGAACTCATAGAGAAGAAAAGCCctttaaatgtaatgaatgtgggaagtcTTTCTGTGTCAAGTCAGGACTTACTTTACAtcagagaaaacacacaggggagaaaccctatgaatgtaatgaatgtggaagGTCTTTCTGTGATAAGTCAGCTCTAATTGTGCACCAGAGAACTCATAGAGAAGAAAAGCcctataaatgtaatgaatgtgggaaatttttttgtgtgaagtCAGGACTTATTTTACAtcagagaaaacacacaggagagaaaccttacacATGTAATGACTGTGGGAAATCCTTCAGTCACAAATCATCCCTCACAGTGCATTATAGGGCTCACACAGGGGAGAAATCTTGTcagtgtaatgaatgtgggaaaattTTTTACCGTAAATCAAACCTTGTTAATCATCAGAGGTCACACACAGGCGAGAAGCCCTATGAATGTAACACATGTGGAAAACCCTTCTCTCAGAAGTCAAACCTCATTGTACATCAGAGAACACACACGCAAGAGAAACCTTCGGATTGCAGTGGGTCTTAG
- the LOC115527635 gene encoding zinc finger protein 33B-like isoform X3, which produces MMGLLSFGDVTVGFTEEEWQRLDPAQRTLYRDVMLENYSHLVAVGSCATKPEVIFRLEQGEEPWISEEEFPSQSLPEVWETDHKKGRSRENQHKPVREVAFISKKTLTKERGNVIGKPLNLDTNPFPSRESFCQCDSYGVNFSCISELCIYMKNYLGKKTDEFNDCGKLLLSIEHKKTPTSEKSEFFKHGETFSQDEDPVDHEKIQSAEQNFEYYMYQETFPEKATYKREITEENHSECIEYGRTFFPNSSFLLHHMNASEENHCGLRGCGKSLCVKSTLLKPHGARMKPSECSESGDHFRGDLCLPQLQKTHKGEKHFECNECGKAFWHKSHLTRHQRIHTGEKRFQCDECGKTFWEKSDLTKHQRSHTGERPYVCNECGKAFSHKSALTIHQRIHTGEKPYQCSACGKTFYQKTDLTKHQRTHIGLKPYECYECGKSFWINSHLILHQRTHTGEKPFVCPDCGKSFCRKSHLIQHQRTHIGDKPYKCNACGKTFYHKSVLTRHQIIHTGSKPYERCKCGKTCLKSALTVHQRIHTGEKPFVCPECGKFFSHKSTLSQHYRIHTGEKPFECHECGKIFYSKSSLHKHTRIHTGEKPYGCNECGKMFCQKSQLTQHQRIHIGEKPYECNECGKAFCYKSALIVHQRTHREEKPFKCNECGKSFCVKSGLTLHQRKHTGEKPYECNECGRSFCDKSALIVHQRTHREEKPYKCNECGKFFCVKSGLILHQRKHTGEKPYTCNDCGKSFSHKSSLTVHYRAHTGEKSCQCNECGKIFYRKSNLVNHQRSHTGEKPYECNTCGKPFSQKSNLIVHQRTHTQEKPSDCSGS; this is translated from the coding sequence AAGTCTGGGAAACTGATCACAAGAAAGGAAGGAGCCGAGAAAACCAGCATAAACCTGTGAGGGAAGTTGCATTCATCAGTAAGAAAACGCTGACCAAGGAACGAGGTAATGTAATAGGAAAACCATTAAACCTGGACACAAATCCGTTTCCTTCCAGAGAAAGCTTCTGTCAGTGTGACTCATATGGAGTGAATTTCAGCTGTATTTCTGAATTGTGTATCTATATGAAAAACTATTTAGGAAAAAAGACTGATGAATTTAATGACTGTGGAAAACTACTACTCAGTATTGAACACAAGAAAACTCCTACTAGCgagaaaagtgaattttttaaacatgggGAAACTTTCAGTCAGGATGAGGACCCTGTTGATCATGAGAAGATTCAAAGTGCAGAGCAAAATTTTGAATATTACATGTATCAAGAAACCTTCCCAGAAAAGGCAACGTACAAGAGAGAGATCACAGAAGAGAATCACTCTGAATGTATTGAATATGGGAGAACCTTCTTTCCTAACTCCTCTTTCCTGTTACATCACATGAATGCCTCCGAAGAGAATCACTGTGGACTGCGTGGTTGTGGGAAATCGTTATGTGTGAAGTCTACCCTTTTGAAACCTCATGGGGCACGTATGAAACCCTCGGAGTGTAGTGAGAGTGGGGATCATTTCCGGGGGGATTTATGCCTTCCACAACTTCAGAAAACTCATAAAGGAGAGAAACACTTTGAatgcaatgaatgtgggaaagcgTTTTGGCATAAGTCCCACCTCACTCGACATCAGAGGATACACACGGGAGAGAAACGCTTTCAGTGTGATGAATGTGGAAAAACTTTCTGGGAGAAGTCAGACCTCACGAAACATCAGAGATCACACACGGGGGAGAGGCCCTATGTGTGCAACGAATGTGGTAAAGCCTTCAGCCACAAGTCAGCCCTCACGATACACCAGAGAATACATACAGGGGAGAAACCCTATCAGTGTAGCGCATGTGGGAAAACTTTTTACCAGAAGACAGACCTCACCAAACACCAAAGAACACACATAGGGCTGAAACCCTATGAATGCtatgaatgtgggaaatcctttTGGATCAATTCACACCTTATCCTACATCAGAGAACTCATACAGGGGAGAAACCATTTGTATGTCCTGACTGTGGGAAATCTTTCTGTCGGAAGTCACATCTTATACAACATCAGAGAACCCACATAGGGGATAAGCCCTACAAATGTAATGCATGCGGGAAAACTTTCTACCACAAGTCAGTACTCACCAGGCATCAGATAATTCATACAGGGTCGAAACCTTATGAACGTTGCAAATGTGGGAAAACGTGTTTGAAGTCTGCCCTCACAGtgcatcagagaattcacacagggGAGAAACCCTTTGTGTGTCCTGAATGCGGGAAATTCTTCAGCCATAAATCCACCCTCTCTCAACATTACAGGATACATACAGGGGAGAAACCGTTTGAGTGTCATGAATGTGGAAAAATCTTCTATAGTAAATCGTCCCTACATAAACATACTAGGATACACACAGGGGAGAAACCCTACggatgtaatgaatgtgggaaaatgTTCTGCCAGAAGTCTCAGCTCACTCAGCACCAGAGAATCCACATAGGAGAGAAGCCCTATGAGTGTAATGAATGTGGAAAGGCTTTCTGTTATAAGTCAGCTCTAATTGTGCACCAGAGAACTCATAGAGAAGAAAAGCCctttaaatgtaatgaatgtgggaagtcTTTCTGTGTCAAGTCAGGACTTACTTTACAtcagagaaaacacacaggggagaaaccctatgaatgtaatgaatgtggaagGTCTTTCTGTGATAAGTCAGCTCTAATTGTGCACCAGAGAACTCATAGAGAAGAAAAGCcctataaatgtaatgaatgtgggaaatttttttgtgtgaagtCAGGACTTATTTTACAtcagagaaaacacacaggagagaaaccttacacATGTAATGACTGTGGGAAATCCTTCAGTCACAAATCATCCCTCACAGTGCATTATAGGGCTCACACAGGGGAGAAATCTTGTcagtgtaatgaatgtgggaaaattTTTTACCGTAAATCAAACCTTGTTAATCATCAGAGGTCACACACAGGCGAGAAGCCCTATGAATGTAACACATGTGGAAAACCCTTCTCTCAGAAGTCAAACCTCATTGTACATCAGAGAACACACACGCAAGAGAAACCTTCGGATTGCAGTGGGTCTTAG